The following are encoded in a window of Roseimaritima ulvae genomic DNA:
- a CDS encoding AAA family ATPase has translation MQVWIITEDDALTTRLKASLRGLGIDCPGERITAFQSAGEWTWEASDAPRVCFLAVHSIRPKHLQVLQHLRTVSQLQVVVVSQLADSETTLQIFRAGASDALIWRSDLRDQLAKLMHRLRADQTGTSRSGKMITVVPSGDLGDANLLSVNLAATIARCTGDCGLIDLHLRGGDLATMLKLAPTHTLYALLTQKQGVDESMIEQTLAAHATGIRLLASPKMFSRLNNVHASLCRPILRYLKASRPCTVVNTDDAIHAGQLRALALSDAVLVTTRLDIVSLARAKETLRFLQANHSSHIDLHVVAMRSGHISELPVKAVCKLLEITELVCIPDDPVAITASLNIGNPLVHEYPQSAFATAIQHWAEKLPVLNGLVSCERRESSRLLDQSLKFLGETMWGRRKTDCPQTVTA, from the coding sequence ATGCAAGTTTGGATTATTACAGAAGACGATGCGCTGACGACGCGACTGAAGGCATCGCTGCGTGGGCTGGGAATCGATTGCCCGGGCGAGCGAATCACAGCATTTCAGTCTGCCGGGGAGTGGACGTGGGAAGCATCCGATGCGCCCCGGGTGTGTTTTCTTGCCGTGCATTCGATCCGCCCGAAACATCTGCAAGTTTTGCAGCACCTACGGACTGTCAGTCAGCTACAGGTCGTCGTGGTCTCTCAGCTGGCCGATAGCGAAACAACCCTGCAGATTTTTCGTGCCGGGGCTAGCGACGCGTTGATCTGGCGATCGGATTTACGCGACCAGTTGGCCAAACTGATGCACCGCCTGCGGGCCGACCAGACGGGCACCAGTCGCAGCGGAAAAATGATCACGGTGGTGCCCAGCGGAGATCTTGGGGACGCCAATCTGTTGTCGGTGAATTTGGCGGCAACCATCGCCCGCTGCACCGGGGATTGCGGCTTGATCGACTTGCATCTGCGCGGCGGAGATCTGGCGACGATGTTAAAGCTCGCCCCCACGCATACGCTGTATGCCTTGTTGACCCAGAAGCAAGGGGTTGACGAATCGATGATCGAGCAAACGCTAGCCGCTCACGCCACGGGGATCCGTCTGTTGGCGAGTCCCAAAATGTTCAGTCGTCTGAACAACGTACATGCTTCGTTGTGCCGGCCGATTCTCCGCTATCTGAAGGCGTCGCGGCCCTGCACTGTGGTCAATACCGATGATGCGATTCATGCGGGGCAGTTACGAGCATTGGCGTTGAGTGATGCCGTGCTGGTGACGACCCGTCTCGATATTGTCTCTTTGGCACGTGCCAAAGAGACGCTGCGATTTTTACAAGCCAATCACTCGTCTCACATCGATCTGCACGTGGTTGCCATGCGCAGCGGCCATATCAGCGAACTGCCGGTGAAAGCAGTTTGCAAACTGCTGGAGATCACCGAGTTGGTCTGCATTCCTGATGACCCAGTAGCCATTACCGCGTCTTTAAACATTGGTAATCCACTTGTCCACGAATATCCGCAATCCGCCTTTGCCACCGCGATACAGCATTGGGCGGAGAAGCTGCCGGTATTAAACGGCCTGGTATCGTGCGAGCGGAGGGAAAGCTCGCGTCTGCTAGACCAGTCACTCAAATTTCTAGGTGAAACGATGTGGGGACGCCGCAAGACGGATTGCCCCCAAACCGTCACTGCCTGA
- a CDS encoding response regulator transcription factor, whose product MKQPTVYLLEDDCASRASITQFLHGQRLTVFAFADPGTFLQNYDAEVANCLLLRLRIADTSGSAVARQVASQGYCPPYIVLSEQAGISDAIEAMKNGAMDFLEKPVNPQQLLMRIEQALNEDERRRSNRTIRSSIRSRIQSLSSREREVLKLVMEGCLTKQIAKQLNISTKTVEAHRANIVRKMHVCSFLQVVQMVAIEQTVQNDAPFLAVADSYLQ is encoded by the coding sequence GTGAAGCAACCTACTGTCTATCTGCTCGAAGACGACTGCGCCAGCCGTGCGTCGATCACGCAGTTTCTTCACGGCCAACGCCTGACGGTGTTTGCCTTTGCGGACCCTGGGACATTCCTTCAGAACTATGATGCCGAGGTCGCCAACTGTCTGTTGCTTCGGCTGAGGATTGCGGACACCAGCGGAAGTGCGGTGGCCCGACAAGTGGCGTCGCAAGGATACTGCCCGCCCTATATCGTGCTCAGCGAGCAGGCCGGCATTAGCGATGCGATCGAAGCGATGAAGAACGGGGCCATGGATTTTCTGGAAAAGCCAGTCAATCCTCAACAACTGTTGATGCGGATTGAGCAAGCGCTCAATGAAGACGAACGCCGGCGCAGCAATCGCACGATCCGTTCCAGCATTCGCAGTCGGATCCAGTCTTTATCTTCCCGTGAACGTGAAGTTCTGAAGCTGGTGATGGAAGGCTGCCTGACCAAGCAAATCGCCAAGCAACTCAATATCTCCACCAAAACGGTGGAAGCCCACCGTGCTAACATCGTCCGCAAAATGCATGTGTGCTCGTTCCTGCAAGTTGTCCAGATGGTCGCCATCGAGCAAACGGTTCAGAATGACGCGCCCTTCCTAGCGGTCGCCGACTCATATCTCCAGTGA
- a CDS encoding ABC transporter ATP-binding protein produces MALIELDDVRRVYDLGEVKVHALRSITRNVELGEYIALIGPSGSGKSTLMNTLGCLDRPTHGSYLLDGEEVVTMNRDQRARIRNRQLGFVFQSFNLLSRTSALENVELPLMYGKKISARERHQRAMEMLDKVGLADRHHHYPSQLSGGQQQRVAIARALVNRPSILMGDEPTGNLDSKTSREVIELFRELNEQQKITVILVTHDQNVARNAKRTIVLRDGEVVEDTEDFTLAKAALEFDPIAAD; encoded by the coding sequence ATGGCCTTGATCGAACTGGACGATGTCCGACGCGTTTACGACCTTGGCGAAGTCAAGGTGCATGCTCTGCGTTCGATCACGCGAAACGTCGAATTGGGAGAATACATCGCGCTGATTGGACCCTCGGGAAGCGGCAAGTCGACTCTCATGAACACGCTTGGTTGCTTGGATCGACCTACCCACGGCAGCTACCTGCTCGATGGTGAAGAAGTGGTGACGATGAACCGAGATCAACGAGCCAGGATACGCAACAGGCAACTGGGGTTTGTCTTCCAGAGCTTCAACCTGCTCAGCCGGACGTCGGCGCTCGAAAACGTCGAGTTGCCCTTGATGTATGGAAAAAAAATCTCGGCACGCGAACGCCACCAGCGCGCCATGGAGATGCTCGACAAAGTGGGCTTGGCGGATCGCCACCACCATTACCCCAGTCAGCTCTCCGGTGGTCAACAGCAACGCGTCGCGATCGCTCGGGCGTTGGTCAACCGACCGTCGATCTTGATGGGCGATGAACCGACGGGCAACCTTGATTCCAAAACCAGCCGGGAAGTGATCGAATTGTTTCGTGAACTGAACGAACAGCAGAAGATCACGGTGATATTGGTCACGCATGATCAAAACGTCGCCCGCAATGCCAAACGAACGATCGTGCTTCGTGACGGTGAAGTGGTTGAGGACACCGAGGACTTCACGCTAGCAAAAGCGGCTTTGGAATTTGATCCGATCGCCGCGGATTAG
- a CDS encoding TolC family protein, producing the protein MDISTYRRLGAGCLLALASTLSVLATAGEPCQPILPEQRCLDIRRPGQICQVPVPLTPRPATVVDPQFDAPSRYLTLNDAINIALTNSEVVRVLGGVTASSSGRTIYDAAITNTTIDQQRAAFDPNLGVNNTWNQIETPSGVFDPLDPTNALIVGSQNEGYGLDVGVSKRNLLGGTSALGVNSNSNRITPGIFPLNPSYRAATELSYTQPLLQGAGRAANQAPIVLARIDTERSYFQYKSAVQQSVQGVIEAYWALVFAKTDLWARTQQVEQAAFANNRAVARVEVGDANAGDLSQTQLALENFRASLLASEANVLQRQAALLNILGLPPYEAQRTVPVTPMLDQKVAVDWIAINEMAQRERPDIIELKLILEADQQRLLLADNQARPQLNGIALYRWNGLEGVTPAGNRVSSGAGDFQDWSLGINFSVPLGLRAERASLRQRRLIIQRDRANLDQGLHNMQHLLALNIRNLDQFFAQYERFQAVRVAARKNLELQLAQYNQGIVQFIVVLQAIVDWGNSVSAEAQALAQYNTELARLELQTGTILQEHNVFFFEERFRSIGPMGRWGEEKCYPRSQPPSNSVVRYEDGTRPSEEYFGLEDPIAKAKDTYQQNRLREDIDLDEDVQFEKVDEDEDGQMSDEEIDKLLEKRSALRTFSDFFRSKLR; encoded by the coding sequence ATGGATATTTCGACCTACCGCCGTCTCGGGGCTGGCTGCTTGCTTGCTCTGGCATCCACATTGTCGGTGCTGGCGACCGCTGGCGAACCGTGCCAGCCGATCCTGCCGGAACAGCGCTGTCTGGATATCCGACGCCCCGGCCAGATCTGCCAGGTCCCGGTACCGCTGACGCCACGGCCGGCCACGGTGGTCGACCCCCAGTTCGATGCTCCGTCGCGATACTTGACGCTGAATGATGCCATCAACATCGCGCTGACCAATTCGGAAGTCGTCCGTGTGCTGGGCGGCGTCACGGCATCAAGCAGTGGACGTACGATCTACGACGCGGCGATCACCAACACCACCATCGATCAACAGCGGGCCGCCTTCGACCCGAATCTGGGCGTCAACAACACCTGGAACCAGATCGAAACTCCCAGTGGCGTGTTTGATCCGCTTGATCCGACCAATGCCCTGATCGTCGGTAGCCAAAACGAAGGCTATGGGCTGGATGTAGGTGTGTCGAAACGCAATCTACTGGGCGGTACTTCCGCCTTGGGAGTCAACAGCAACTCCAATCGAATCACGCCGGGCATTTTCCCCTTGAACCCCAGCTACCGAGCGGCCACCGAACTCAGTTATACGCAACCGCTGCTACAAGGCGCGGGCCGAGCTGCCAATCAAGCGCCCATTGTGCTGGCACGCATCGACACCGAACGTTCGTACTTTCAATACAAGAGTGCCGTCCAGCAATCGGTGCAAGGAGTTATCGAAGCCTACTGGGCACTGGTTTTTGCCAAGACCGACCTGTGGGCTCGGACGCAGCAAGTGGAGCAGGCAGCCTTTGCCAACAATCGAGCTGTGGCACGAGTGGAAGTCGGAGATGCCAATGCCGGAGATTTATCCCAAACCCAACTGGCTCTGGAGAATTTTCGTGCCAGCCTGCTCGCCTCCGAAGCGAACGTGCTGCAACGGCAAGCCGCCCTGCTGAACATTCTTGGGTTACCTCCGTACGAAGCCCAGCGAACGGTGCCGGTGACGCCGATGTTGGATCAGAAAGTAGCGGTGGACTGGATTGCGATCAATGAAATGGCCCAACGAGAACGCCCCGATATTATTGAACTCAAACTGATCCTCGAAGCCGATCAACAGCGTTTGCTGCTCGCCGACAATCAAGCCCGTCCCCAATTGAATGGGATCGCACTGTATCGCTGGAATGGGCTCGAAGGCGTCACGCCGGCGGGCAACCGCGTGAGCAGCGGAGCGGGCGATTTTCAAGACTGGTCGCTGGGCATCAATTTCTCGGTGCCGTTGGGGTTGCGCGCCGAACGCGCATCGCTTCGTCAGCGCCGGTTGATCATTCAGCGTGATCGCGCGAATTTGGATCAGGGCCTGCACAACATGCAGCACCTGTTGGCGTTGAATATCCGCAACCTCGATCAGTTCTTCGCGCAGTACGAACGTTTCCAAGCGGTTCGCGTCGCCGCCCGCAAGAATCTTGAACTGCAATTGGCCCAATACAATCAGGGAATCGTGCAATTCATCGTGGTCCTGCAAGCGATTGTCGATTGGGGAAACAGTGTGAGCGCCGAAGCTCAAGCATTGGCGCAGTACAACACGGAACTGGCGAGGCTGGAACTGCAAACCGGAACGATCCTGCAAGAGCACAATGTGTTCTTCTTTGAGGAACGCTTCCGTTCGATCGGGCCGATGGGACGGTGGGGGGAAGAAAAATGTTATCCACGCAGTCAGCCGCCATCGAACTCGGTCGTCCGCTACGAAGACGGTACTCGGCCATCGGAAGAGTACTTCGGTTTAGAAGATCCGATCGCCAAGGCCAAGGATACCTATCAACAGAACCGTCTTCGGGAAGACATCGATTTGGATGAAGACGTCCAATTCGAAAAGGTCGACGAGGACGAAGATGGCCAAATGTCCGACGAAGAGATTGACAAGCTCTTGGAAAAGCGAAGTGCCTTGCGGACCTTCAGCGATTTTTTCAGATCCAAACTGCGGTGA